The genomic segment GATTGAACAGCGCGTCCAAATCGACCAGGGGAATCTGATGACGGCGCGCAACATCCTCTATTGCGCGATTATATGATCGGTGGAGACTCAGAAACCGTTCAAGGCTGTAGGCCCCGGCAAAATATGGGAAAAATATATGCTCCCGCTCGATATCGTCCTGGGTCATCCCCAAGCGGACAGCAGTTGGCCTCGTCACAAACAAAGCGTGAATGCTTTGTGATTCTAATATTGCGGCAATCGCGTCAACATTCGACTGGTAGACGACCGGCATAAATTGATCAAATGCAGCCGCCCCCTCTGGATCTCCATCCAACTTGGGCTTCATCAGGAGCGGCCGCAAGTAGTAAAACAACACCTTAGAATAGGCCTTCACCAAGTAACTCTCATTGAGAGCCTTCCAGATCCCACTATACTTATATTGCCGAGTAGCCGCCGAGCTGACCGGATTTGTTTTCATCAGGTCGTTCCACCCTATATAGAGCGTGACCATATCAGGCTGATACTCCAAGAGTTCGTCGCGCAGCCTCGCCAAGGCAAATTCGGAATTAAATCCTGAGATGCCGGCATTGATGACCTCTATCCGTTTATCGGGATACCGATCCTTGAGAAAGCGATCTAACAGACCTGAATAGGTTGTTTCATACCACCCCCCGGC from the Nitrospira sp. genome contains:
- a CDS encoding GDSL-type esterase/lipase family protein — its product is MNEQQTRGPVSFWRGLTYSLVIMAVLLGGAEVILRVWANYFRVAYLTYDSVRERPALVPNARIQNSSEHVAINSKGFVGPEFEKQKPAGTIRIIALGDSCTFAGGWYETTYSGLLDRFLKDRYPDKRIEVINAGISGFNSEFALARLRDELLEYQPDMVTLYIGWNDLMKTNPVSSAATRQYKYSGIWKALNESYLVKAYSKVLFYYLRPLLMKPKLDGDPEGAAAFDQFMPVVYQSNVDAIAAILESQSIHALFVTRPTAVRLGMTQDDIEREHIFFPYFAGAYSLERFLSLHRSYNRAIEDVARRHQIPLVDLDALFNLRKKDGLFQDTMHLSDEGNRVVAEALVEPIGRALKLTQDNPS